A window of Pseudomonas guangdongensis contains these coding sequences:
- a CDS encoding carbamoyltransferase family protein: MALTVLGLSGALSHDPSAALYIDGKLIAAVEEERFVRDKHAKNRMPYESAKFCLEQAGIKPSDVDVVAIPFAPISLFDKARWHYAKRYAYAPDRALDAILFGNRRYYRYKKRIQWCLQQLGFDLKKVKIEPVEHHLAHASSAYHCSGFSEKTAIMGIDGKGEYATTFFGWGENGKIHKIKEFYDPDSLGGLYGALTEYLGFEMLDGEFKVMGMAPYGDAAKYDFSRLAKFENGELVINTEYANVIGFRRYKENGKGYYFSPKLIEWLGPKREGDIADDPYIHYAASMQALFEKLALEMMDYYLGDIIRETGKIAFAGGCALNVKLNQKIIARDEVKELFVQPASGDAGTAVGAAAYVSVKRGVPVEKMEHVYLGPAYSNEDVIAACARHPNAPKWRKIDDAPARIARIMADGNPVAWFQGRMEFGPRALGGRSIIGCPSVPGVADRINEQIKFRERWRPFCPSMLDTVAPQMLKVDHPSPFMTFTFEVNEEWKDRVPEVVHEDGTSRAQVLERRHNPRWYDLMLELEKLTGNGVSLNTSLNRRGEPMVCSPTDALNMFYGSDLQYLIMEDILVVKDGVDGYDNV, from the coding sequence GTGGCATTGACCGTCCTCGGCCTTTCCGGCGCCCTCAGCCATGACCCGTCCGCGGCCCTCTACATCGACGGCAAGCTGATCGCCGCCGTCGAAGAAGAGCGCTTCGTGCGCGACAAGCACGCCAAGAACCGCATGCCCTACGAGTCGGCCAAGTTCTGCCTGGAGCAGGCCGGCATCAAGCCGAGCGACGTCGACGTGGTGGCGATTCCCTTCGCGCCGATCAGCCTGTTCGACAAGGCGCGCTGGCACTACGCCAAGCGCTACGCCTACGCCCCGGACCGGGCGCTGGACGCCATCCTGTTCGGCAACCGCCGCTACTACCGCTACAAGAAGCGCATCCAGTGGTGCCTGCAGCAGCTCGGTTTCGACCTGAAGAAGGTCAAGATCGAGCCGGTCGAGCACCATCTGGCCCACGCCTCCAGCGCCTACCACTGCTCCGGCTTCAGCGAGAAGACCGCGATCATGGGCATCGACGGCAAGGGCGAGTACGCCACCACCTTCTTCGGCTGGGGCGAGAACGGCAAGATCCACAAGATCAAGGAATTCTACGATCCGGACTCCCTCGGCGGCCTGTACGGCGCGCTCACCGAGTACCTCGGCTTCGAGATGCTCGACGGCGAGTTCAAGGTGATGGGCATGGCGCCCTACGGCGACGCGGCCAAGTACGACTTCTCGCGGCTGGCCAAGTTCGAGAACGGCGAGCTGGTGATCAACACCGAGTACGCCAACGTCATCGGCTTCCGCCGCTACAAGGAAAACGGCAAGGGCTACTACTTCTCGCCCAAGCTGATCGAGTGGCTGGGCCCGAAGCGTGAAGGCGACATCGCCGACGACCCGTACATCCACTACGCTGCCAGCATGCAGGCTCTGTTCGAAAAGCTGGCGCTGGAGATGATGGATTACTACCTCGGCGACATCATCCGCGAAACCGGCAAGATCGCCTTCGCCGGCGGCTGCGCACTGAACGTCAAGCTCAACCAGAAGATCATCGCCCGCGACGAGGTCAAGGAGCTGTTCGTGCAGCCGGCCTCGGGCGATGCCGGTACCGCGGTGGGCGCCGCCGCCTACGTGTCGGTCAAGCGCGGCGTGCCGGTGGAGAAGATGGAGCACGTCTACCTCGGCCCGGCCTACTCCAACGAGGACGTGATCGCCGCCTGCGCCCGCCACCCGAATGCGCCGAAGTGGCGCAAGATCGACGACGCGCCGGCACGCATCGCCCGGATCATGGCCGACGGCAACCCGGTGGCCTGGTTCCAGGGCCGCATGGAGTTCGGCCCGCGCGCCCTCGGCGGGCGTTCGATCATCGGCTGTCCGAGCGTGCCGGGCGTCGCCGACCGCATCAACGAGCAGATCAAGTTCCGCGAGCGCTGGAGGCCGTTCTGCCCGTCGATGCTGGACACCGTCGCCCCGCAGATGCTCAAGGTCGACCACCCGAGCCCGTTCATGACCTTCACCTTCGAAGTGAACGAGGAGTGGAAGGACCGCGTGCCGGAAGTGGTCCACGAGGACGGCACCTCGCGCGCCCAGGTGCTGGAGCGCCGCCACAACCCGCGCTGGTACGACCTGATGCTCGAACTGGAGAAGCTCACCGGCAACGGCGTGTCGCTGAACACCTCGCTCAACCGCCGCGGCGAGCCGATGGTCTGCTCGCCCACTGACGCGCTGAACATGTTCTACGGCTCGGACCTGCAGTACCTGATCATGGAAGACATTCTGGTGGTCAAGGACGGGGTGGACGGGTATGACAACGTCTGA